One Solanum lycopersicum chromosome 4, SLM_r2.1 DNA window includes the following coding sequences:
- the MMP1 gene encoding matrix metalloproteinase precursor: MRIPLFIAILFVLSVPFPSSAHFFPNISSIPPNLLKPNATAWDAFNKLLGCHSGQTVDGLAKIKKYFHYFGYINNSSTNFTDDFDDTLESALKTYQLNFNLNTTGVLDANTIQHLIKPRCGNADVVNGTSTMNSGKPPAGSPTMHTVAHYSFFPGSPRWPANKRDLTYAFAPQNGLTDDIKIVFTRAFDRWSEVTPLTFTEIASYQSADIKIGFFSGDHNDGEPFDGPMGTLAHAFSPPAGHFHLDGEENWVIDGAPIVDGNFFSILSAVDLESVAVHEIGHLLGLGHSSVEDAIMYPTLGAGTRRVELRNDDILGVQELYGSNPNYTGPNPNLTPSQESDTNGAPIFELSWFHGFLGLFFALFIQL; the protein is encoded by the coding sequence ATGAGGATTCCTTTATTCATCGCCATACTTTTTGTTCTTAGTGTTCCATTTCCATCTTCAGCTCATTTCTTCCCAAATATTTCTTCAATTCCTCCTAATTTATTGAAACCAAATGCCACTGCCTGGGATGCTTTTAACAAGTTATTAGGATGCCATTCCGGTCAGACGGTCGACGGCTTAgcgaaaatcaaaaaatattttcactactttggaTACATTAATAATTCTTCCACTAACTTCACTGATGATTTTGATGATACTCTTGAATCTGCTCTCAAGACCTACCAGCTTAACTTCAACCTCAACACCACCGGTGTGCTCGACGCGAACACCATTCAGCATCTCATAAAACCCAGATGTGGAAACGCTGATGTAGTTAACGGTACTAGTACTATGAACTCCGGTAAGCCACCGGCAGGTTCTCCGACGATGCACACCGTAGCTCACTACTCCTTCTTTCCGGGAAGTCCACGGTGGCCGGCGAACAAGAGAGATCTGACATATGCTTTTGCACCGCAGAATGGACTGACGGATGATATTAAGATTGTGTTCACACGAGCGTTTGATAGGTGGTCGGAGGTGACTCCATTGACGTTTACTGAAATAGCATCGTACCAATCGGCTGATATTAAGATCGGGTTTTTCAGCGGAGATCACAACGATGGAGAGCCGTTTGATGGTCCTATGGGGACATTAGCACACGCGTTTTCCCCACCGGCGGGGCATTTTCACTTGGACGGCGAGGAGAACTGGGTGATCGACGGTGCGCCGATAGTTGATGGGAATTTCTTTTCTATATTGTCGGCGGTGGACCTTGAATCGGTTGCGGTTCATGAAATCGGGCATTTATTGGGTTTGGGTCATTCATCCGTAGAAGATGCTATTATGTACCCGACTTTAGGAGCGGGTACCCGAAGAGTCGAGCTTAGAAATGATGATATATTGGGAGTCCAGGAGTTATACGGGTCTAACCCGAATTATACTGGGCCAAACCCAAATTTGACTCCGAGCCAAGAGAGTGACACAAATGGAGCCCCGATATTTGAGTTATCATGGTTTCATGGGTTTCTTGGTTTATTCTTTGCTTTGTTCATTCAACTGTAG